A window from Salarias fasciatus chromosome 11, fSalaFa1.1, whole genome shotgun sequence encodes these proteins:
- the LOC115396483 gene encoding G1/S-specific cyclin-E2-like, whose amino-acid sequence MIGIECCLCTFGPLERRGLCSYTSWASTDCQWIQMRNKELKYIHDKGYARQDPDQLPRKRALVLDWLFEVCDFYCLQRQTAYLAQDYLDRYLMVQDRIDCSSMQLLGVTALFIAAKKEEVYPPKINAFAYVTDGACEVWEIERTEMKMLKALKWNLCPETPISWLNLFVQIEAEQSEENFLDPFFSQETYLEITQLLDLSILDINSLDFTYSTLASAAICHFSSYNLVHRITGISWESIATCYLWMSTFMDMLRYSPKPQLKTFSKVKPSSSHNIQTHNITHDMLRNAQENKSYISTLQMSPLGLGGLLSPPSRTEKFFPYTIEFDLMATFSDD is encoded by the exons aTGATCGGGATCGAGTGCTGCCTCTGCACCTTCGGGCCTCTGGAGAGACGGGGCCTGTGCTCCTACACCAGCTGGGCCTCCACAGACTGCCAGTGGATCCAGATGCGCAACAAGGAGCTCAAGTACATCCACGACAAGGGCTACGCGCGGCAGGACCCGGACCAGCTGCCCAGGAAGAGGGCCCTGGTGCTGGACTGGCTCTTCGAG GTCTGCGACTTCTACTGCCTGCAGAGGCAGACCGCCTACCTGGCCCAGGACTACCTGGACCGGTACCTGATGGTCCAGGACCGCATCGACTGCAGCAGCATGCAGCTGCTGGGCGTCACCGCGCTCTTCATAGCGGCCAAGAAGGAG GAAGTCTACCCTCCAAAGATCAACGCGTTTGCCTACGTCACGGACGGAGCCTGTGAGGTCTGGGAAATCGAGCGGACTGAAATGAAGATGCTGAAG GCGTTGAAGTGGAACCTGTGTCCGGAGACTCCCATCTCCTGGCTGAACTTGTTTGTTCAGATCGAAGCGGAGCAAAGCGAGGAGAACTTCTTGGATCCGTTCTTCTCTCAGGAGACATACCTTGAGATCACACAG CTGTTGGACTTGTCGATACTGGACATCAACTCACTGGACTTCACCTACAGTACTCTCGCCTCTGCTGCCATCTGCCACTTCTCCTCCTATAATCTTGTTCATAGAATCACCg gCATTTCCTGGGAAAGCATTGCCACCTGCTACCTGTGGATGAGCACCTTCATGGACATGTTACGCTACAGTCCCAAACCTCAGCTGAAGACTTTCTCCAAAGTCaaacccagcagcagccataACATCCAGACGCACAACATTACACACGATATGCtg agaAATGCTCAGGAGAACAAGAGCTACATATCCACCCTTCAGATGTCGCCTCTGGGACTCGGGGGTCTCCTGTCGCCGCCCAGCAGGACAGAGAAGTTCTTCCCCTACACCATCGAGTTCGACCTGATGGCCACATTCTCGGATGACTGA
- the LOC115396342 gene encoding G1/S-specific cyclin-E2-like: protein MSRRSGRLTLQARDSNTPELTPRLPIKKRKLRLSKKKLQPAAKKQSYEIQTCWLEDGAAPCILIETPHKELEPSDPSSFKQYTFKNLFIKASPLPTLSWANSDDLWIKMINKELTYVHDKSYMQKHPKLQPKMRSILLDWLFEVSEVYSLHRQTAYLAQDYFDRFMLTQENVNKESLQLLGITALFIASKMEEIYPPKMFEFEYVTDGACDSDDIQRTELQMLKALNWKLCPETPVTWLNLYVQVEAQQSGEDFLEPQFSEEKYIQITQLLDLCIMDINSLDFNYSILAAAAFCHFSTFDVLHRVSGLTWENVSECYRWMNPFMQALESEPKPQLKSFPKVRSDDRHNIQTHVLYLDMLGKAQELQSLTSDLQKTPVDKGKAVLTPPSSTEKPLSLAGDAEGHAKDLED, encoded by the exons ATGTCCAGACGCAG tGGCCGGCTCACACTTCAAGCCAGAGATTCAAACACTCCTGAGTTGACCCCGAGGCTCCCGATCAAGAAAAGAAAGCTGCGg CTTTCCAAAAAGAAACTGCAACCTGCTGCCAAGAAACAGAGCTATGAAATACAG ACGTGCTGGTTGGAAGATGGGGCCGCTCCGTGCATTCTCATTGAAACTCCCCACAAAGAGCTGGAGCCTTCCGACCCTTCCAGTTTCAAACAATACACATTCAAAAACCTCTTCATCAAGGCGTCTCCTCTTCCAACCCTCAG ctggGCGAACTCTGATGACCTGTGGATTAAAATGATCAACAAAGAGCTGACGTACGTTCACGACAAGAGTTACATGCAGAAACACCCCAAACTGCAGCCCAAGATGAGGTCCATCCTGCTCGACTGGCTCTTTGAG gTCAGTGAGGTTTACAGCCTCCACAGACAGACGGCGTACCTCGCTCAGGACTACTTCGACCGCTTCATGCTGACTCAGGAAAATGTCAACAAGGAGTCGCTGCAGCTCCTCGGCATCACGGCGCTCTTCATTGCATCCAAGATGGAG GAAATCTACCCTCCGAAAATGTTCGAGTTTGAATACGTCACAGACGGCGCCTGTGACAGCGACGACATCCAGCGAACGGAGCTGCAGATGCTGAAA GCGTTGAATTGGAAACTGTGTCCGGAGACGCCGGTCACCTGGTTGAATCTGTACGTTCAGGTCGAAGCTCAGCAGAGCGGGGAGGACTTCCTGGAGCCTCAGTTCTCGGAGGAGAAGTACATCCAGATCACACAG CTGTTAGACTTGTGCATCATGGACATTAATTCATTGGACTTCAACTACAGTATTCTGGCTGCAGCCGCCTTCTGCCACTTCTCCACGTTCGACGTGCTTCATCGAGTTTCAG GCCTGACGTGGGAGAACGTGTCGGAGTGCTACCGGTGGATGAATCCCTTCATGCAGGCGTTAGAGTCTGAACCCAAACCTCAACTCAAGAGCTTCCCCAAAGTCCGATCCGACGACAGACACAATATCCAGACGCACGTCCTCTACCTCGACATGCTG GGAAAGGCTCAGGAGCTCCAGAGCCTGACGTCTGACCTTCAGAAGACGCCCGTGGACAAAGGGAAAGCCGTCCTGACGCCGCCCAGCAGCACGGAGAAGCCGCTCAGCTTGGCGGGCGACGCAGAGGGACACGCCAAAGACCTGGAGGACTGA
- the tp53inp1 gene encoding tumor protein p53-inducible nuclear protein 1: MFQRFASALFGDDAEEVSRCNRPGDGKEEEGEEDDEDWILVNYLAEACSSSCGDGLSGSTAGPEGEEEEEEEEDLVMIPSPMASPPVRYASTTSLNSTADTDVDGGADEDEEDGGFLRLDARSLQESWFVTPPPCFTGSSSLPILLEASPLENLLIEHPSMSVYCHPRLTVEPLSETPLNLDLDFLSSSRPASPTASGGKENSRHSPEGPRHRPEAAAVQRRSSLHSTCYAAALSAHAGLVQQRPGAAAQRAQPPSRKVLRRLNLLRPPKASNMHLHQPSQRRLNF, from the exons ATGTTCCAGAGGTTTGCCAGCGCTCTGTTTGGGGACGATGCGGAGGAGGTGAGCCGATGCAACAGGCCCGGAGATggcaaagaggaggagggggaggaggacgacgaAGACTGGATCCTGGTCAACTACCTGG CTGAAGCTTGCTCCAGTTCGTGTGGTGACGGCCTCTCCGGCTCCACCGCCGGCcccgagggagaggaggaagaggaagaggaggaagacctggTGATGATCCCTTCCCCCATGGCCAGCCCCCCGGTCCGTTACGCCTCCACCACCTCCCTCAACTCCACGGCGGACACCGACGTGGACGGCGGAgcggacgaggacgaggaggacggcggCTTCCTGCGCCTGGACGCCCGGTCCCTGCAGGAGAGCTGGTTCGTCACCCCGCCGCCCTGCTtcaccggcagcagcagcctgcccATCCTGCTGGAGGCCAGCCCGCTGGAAAACCTGCTGATCGAGCACCCCAGCATGTCCGTGTATTGCCACCCGAGGCTGACCGTGGAGCCCCTGTCCGAAACCCCGCtcaacctggacctggacttcctgtccagcTCTAGACCCGCCTCACCGACAGCCTCAGGGGGGAAGGAGAATTCCAGACACTCGCCTGAAGGCCCCCGTCACAG ACCCGAGGCGGCAGCGGTCCAGCGCCGCTCCAGCCTCCACTCCACCTGCTACGCCGCCGCGCTCTCCGCCCACGCCGGCCTCGTGCAGCAGCGCCCGGGCGCCGCCGCCCAGCGTGCCCAGCCGCCATCCCGTAAGGTCCTGCGACGCCTCAACCTGCTGCGCCCCCCGAAGGCCAGTAACATGCACCTGCACCAGCCCAGCCAGAGACGCCTCAATTTCTGA